The stretch of DNA AGAAATTCTCCagaattttgtgtttttattacTATATCATTAAGGAAATGCCTCTTGaactaatttgtattttactaatagataagttaaaatattattaaaaaataaattaaatttgactaTGAATTATTTTATCACGAATGaacaaattcattattttattcttttatctgcaaaattatttttgtagtttAGACTAgtcctttttaaaaaataatttgaactaTTTACTTGCTTGACTAAAAATGgaattcttattatttttctaatttaatattaataaaaaagtagtacagtaaaaattatgtttcaaaATTCACCTGTGATAAACCATCCATATAATAATAtgtacaatataaaataaaaatttggatCAACAGCCACaaactctttttctttttctgtatATGGTTGTTAAACTCTTTTTCTATGATATAGTTGGTAAACTCTTTCCGTGTGTtgtatgtgtatatatttaattatataataacattttatcATGCAAAACTCTTCTTATATATGGTTGTTAAACCCCTTTTTCTATGATATAGTTGGTAAACTCTTTCCGTGTGTtgtatgtgtatatatttaattatataataacattttatcATGCAAAACTCTTCTTATATATGGTTGTTAAACCCCTTTTTCTATGATATAGTTGGTAAACTCTTTCCGTGTGTtgtatgtgtatatatttaattatataataacattttatcATGCAAAACTCTTCTTATATATGGTTGTTAAACCCCTTTTTCTATGATATAGTTGGTAAACTCTTTCCGTGTGTtgtatgtgtatatatttaattatataataacattttatcATGCAAAACTCTTCTTGTATATGGTTGTTAAACCCTTTTTTCTATGATATAGTTGGTAAACTCTTTCCGTGTGTtgtatgtgtatatatttaattatataataacattttatcATGCAAAACTCTTCTTATATATGGTTGTTAAACCCCTTTTTCTATGATATAGTTGGTAAACTCTTTCCGTGTGTtgtatgtgtatatatttaattatataataacattttatcATGCAAAACTCTTCTTGTATATGGTTGTTAAACCCTTTTTTCTATGATATAGTTGGTAAACTCTTTCCGTGTGTTGTATGcgtatatatttaatttcatattcttatcaaattaattattaaaaaattaacacgCCCGGTGGGACTCGAACCCACAATCGCTTGATTAGAAGTCAAACGCCTTATCCATTAGGCCACGGGCGctgattaatattaaatttaacagattacatatataataataatttaacttcTTCTCTTCTTTAGCACACTTTATTTCCTACCATATTCCcgctaaaataaattaatttacgaatttgtaaataaaaagtTACTCTAGATactttatcaattaaaaaaataccatGTGATACAAAATTTATGATAATCACACTTAAAATAGAACTAATGATTATTGAatcaattttacattttataggttggatataataaaaagatctcgataatcaatatttttaattatacctgtaaaaactaaaaaaaaataaagttaacgTAGTTATGACTATATTCATCTTCGCCAACAATGAAAACATCCgagttaaaagttaaaatacatgtattttaattaaaatttaatctaatcatattataatctaaaaaaatataataaattgctttttttcgttaaaaaaaaaaatcaaatgtagtaactatatatgtatatataataaactcttttttttgtatacattaaatttttttatatctcattttttgttaatttacgTGTCTCTTATAAAAGAgataatgaaatattatattattatattattttattaacttttttttattataaagttttaattcaaattttaaatattctaaacgataaatcataaacaaaaaaaaatcgattcactattatttataagtaagagacaaatatatattacttaattataatgaaaaatttattcGAATGAACATAATTGAACTTTAAATATACTAAAtagttatgttttgtttttatatattttttatttaaaactcttCATTATacttacattaaaatttaaatattgtcGTACTTTCTTTTTATTAACTTTCAGGAGCTCGCAAACCCGTCTTTCGACCAATTGAAGGATAATTTTGTTTCTCTAGTAGCAGGTCGCATTCTGAGAATGTGacaatttataacattaatttttttaggttataaataattattaatttaataaataaaaataataaaaatgattataaaaaaattatattttagtcaaacacaatttgaattgtttttagtcaaacacaaattgaatttgaaaagaGTAAAAGTCTCATATTAAacatcaacaaaaaattaaaaacaacaattaggaaaaaacatattataatttaCAACATTTATCAACTTGTTAGAATCTAACTAAATCACACAATTCTGTTTCTCACCCTTCCAATTAAGTACCTTCCAAACAAATTACTTTCAAAGGGATTTTCCTACTGCACCTAAATTCTCTAAAagtttaaaagtttaatttcaaatgtgtattgtttttttatttactttaaaagacaaattattttcttcaaaaataaacttttaaattaatgatatacGATAAAATGAAGTGAAaccaaatgaaataaattaacatCTTTTAAATCATTCTGAAAATTtacatctaaaaaaaaaatctcttaaaCCATCTTGAATTATATTTTGgacaaaaacacaatttttttctgTCCAAAATTATACTTTGAAATACATgtgtagttttttaaaattataagaattCCGAAAAGAAGCTCTCTTAAATTAAAGCTCTTTACTTGACCTTCCTTTTGCCCATAAGCCCAAGAACTTCATCCCAAAGCCCAACACTTCCAACACTCCCTAAATCAACAACACTTGGACTACAAGCAGCCACAGTCCAATACCCACCTTTAATTTCATCTCTTAATTGTTCTTTCTCCCAACCACAATACCCAtcaaaaaatctaaaatcaCCAACACTAACCACATTCCTCTTCACCATTTCAGAAGCACAACCCACACTTTCTTTTGAACCATAATATAAACCCTTCATAACTTCCTCAAACACCCCCTCATCACCACCACCTTCTTTTGGACTCACTAAAAACAACCCTTCTTCTAAGGGCCCACCAAAAAACAAAGGACTATTAGAAAAAGTGCCAGCCACATCAAAAGCAGTTGATCTTGTCTCTTTTATAGACATCAATGATGGTCTATTGAGTATTATCCCTGATGGGCCTATTGGGCCTGTTGATAAATGAAGGATCACCGTCCGTTCAAAAATGTGGACCCCATCAAGCTTTTCAGTTGCTATTAACAAACAGCCCTTTTCGGGCTCATGGATTATATGGGCCCATTTGTCACCAATTGTGATGAGTGGTGGATGATTGTCTGGATCTTTCATTGAAGAAAGCAACTCGGGCTTTAGCAATTGTTCTCGGGCCACCAATTTTGCACGGAAAGTTTTCCAATCGGTATTGAGGTTTGGTTTGTCATCATCCAACGGTGATGATGATGACATGTGGCAACCTATGGTTTGGTCACAAAAGATTTGAAGATAAGAATGGTAAATAAGAATACCAAATACATTTATTCTATACTATATACTATATACCATATACTATGTGACATTGACATAAATACAAATAAGCACTTTGAGTGTTTATGactattcaattaattttagtgTTTGTGTATGTACTTTTAGACTATAGCTTTCtcacaaaattaataatactccattcgagataaaatataaaaataatattttaaaaattaatgtacggtctaaaatttaaacttcttaaatattatttttatttatatttcattttaacaatTGAGATGATATAAAATCTAtgtaactataattttttatatataaaaattgtgattgagaTCATACCAGCTCTATTTgattacaattttatataatataaaagataagaTCTTGACTTGGTTGCGATTTTTACCACGATTTACAACCTTGATCTTAGTATAACTAGAATACAAAAGAGAAGAACTTACATGTTACATGAAATGGAAATCCAACTTTTCTTGAATGAAATTGTTGAGAAGATCTTTTGGAGTATGGTAGAGATCCAGCTTTGATTATTGGATTGAGTTGATCTTTAGTTTTGGTGAATACACTATGAGAGAGAAAACAAGCTTCCATGTTAATTGAGTAAACTTGTTTCTTTAGATGAGAGTGAAGTGATGAGAGAGTTTAGTGGAATATGTTTATATTGTATTGTATAAATAATTGGGAATGTGGTTTAATTTGTACCACACAAAAGTGTTTTATATTGCATCTTCATCTCATCCAAAGTTGGGTAGTGTTAAAAGAAAAGGGCTAATGGATATGCTTAGACATATGGCATATAGGACAATCAACACATATAGTGCTACACGGAACTTTATTTGTGGGTGTTGAATGGATCATGACCTTTTTAGATGAGGTGTTAAGTTATATTccacttgatatatttttgtagTTATTTCCAATATGAAAAAGGTTGAAATTTGTGGATATTTTCGACATTAAACTTGATGATACCTagcattcattttttttaaacgtGACACAAATAGCAGATATTTTAAGTTAAAGTAAACtatcattttgaatttttttgaaataataagttttagtgaATTTAgaactttaaatttataaaatattaaattatttttttaaattgtttaatgtTGGTCAAATTGTTTATTGACCTTTCtaatttaaagacaaaaaacTGTCTAAAATAATTGcagaataaatattttgactATATTTAAACAATTTGGTAAAGTTTAATATTTCGTAAATTTAAAGTCTTAGATTGatcaatattataattttaagacgtaaaattttagtttatttatttagatttcttaaatatttatatagaatTCGATTTAGATAGGtctatatgaaaaaatatatattcaatccAGATTGctacatacaaaaaaaaaacatatttgaaaagtaaatcttttaaacaaatttcaattatttcaaGGAATTAGTCTTGAAGTAAGGatatgattttaaatagaaaAGTAAACTTATCAAATAAATGTCAAATTGTTTTTAAGGGTTAGTCTTTGGAGAACACATGAAGAATATATggttttaaaaacaaacaaatttaaaaaaataaaaaaaatgagtgaAAGATTAGGACAATAATTTACCTCTTACTAGTAATTAGACCCGGTCGTAGAGAGAAAGATTAGTAAATGTTAATGATGTGTAAAATGTATCTTGGTTAATTGGTTGAAAAGCTTATATAATTTGAAGTTTATGTAGAGGAAACTagattaaaaactataaaataattctTGCAATGCTGTTATGATAATATCAGAATAAGTTATCTGCTTAGTACAATCTCAGATTTTTCacttcaccaaaaaaaaaatctcagaTTGTTAATCACCAGAAGTTTTTAAATGGGGAAAAATAACCAAAATAGTGGTAATAATGATAAGTGATTGGTGGCATAAATAATAAgatattggaaaaaaaaaaattataactacaAAACTTCAAAGGTATTGTTAGCAACATCATGTCAAAGTTTTGCCATTGTTGGTAAATCAAAATATTGATAAGGTTGTAGATTCTAGAAGTAAAAATGTAGAAACCAAAGTTGGATATCTAATATTACAGAAACATTGCTATTAGTTGAGCAAATTGGTGTTTTTTATTCAAGGCCTAATTAAGTGAATAAAATAAGCACATTGTACTTGTTAATTATATTAGTAGTATAATATAATGAGAACTACTTTACAAATGTGATAAAGCATTTAAAATCCACCATGACACAAAAATCCATCAATGGCTGCAGTTCATGAAGGCTTCAAAGTCCAAGCAAAATACAATGTGATGTTTTTGTGAGTAAACTAGCTTCAGACTTCAGTAGACCTTCatagatgaaaaaataaaaattgaaatatgtaagaacacattaaattgaaaattatatgGTCAAATTATATGGtaaaattaatgacattaatgaaaaatattttccatTTCAATGCAAAAAATTGTCTACTATACGAGAATGTCCACAAATCAATTTGCTAGAGAATACGCTTGAATAtcctattttgttatttttactccaaatttgatttaattatcaaTTATAAGATTGAttacattaaataattaagGTTTTGGTAAACgtgaatgaaaaatattagaaagatattaattattttatttgtctaaaacttgttattaattatttactttggtgaaatttaattgtttatattgtagattaatttatataaattaattatattttttaatttgtgtaaaactatttaattcataatttgAGATAGAGAAACTATGCCTAGCACGGATACATAACGTCagagtatttaaaaaaattcatgtgCCAATATGTGTATCACATTTAtggaaataattaattaaaattatcgTTTGATATGCTCTGCACCTAGTTTAAATTATAGTAACATTGTAAATATAGGTTACAATGTCTAAAAATCATCAAGTATCGATCTCAAAAAATTGCgttgagataaaataaaattgttgttCAATTCTCCAGTAATATTCCAACTATATTTTCTTATAGGAATTGAGTTAAACTGAAAAGTTGTTGTTCAATTTTCCAGTGATATTAACCGTATATCCGTCaatgttagattttaaaattaatttgatttttagataTTAATAATTACCGGTCAAAATTATTAGTAACTTTGTGACCTAATTGAAAACTTAAATAAGAGTAATTTGCTATTTAAATGATAGACAACCTAATTAGTAACTTTATGATTTATTtgagtcatatatatatatatatatacatatatgattCAGCTAGTTAAATGACATGAAATACcgtctaaaaaaaaattgtgccaATATAAGTGGAAATCGTTCAAAAAAATGCGGTTTAGAATTTGAAATATCGACAGGAAATTGTAGGTTATAATAgaggaaaataaatttagacaaataaaataatatagaaaaataagtGTTATTTAGGGATAATATTCTTGTATATTAtgtctttcaaaaaataaaatttattaatattaaatcacAACATTTGTTTTTACTAATACCAAAACATATATAGTTGATAGCATGTCTTAAGTCTTAACAGttagttataatatttttttcgaCCGACCATTTATCAATACtaataataactatttattaattGTGATATGTTAGTTTTCACGAATCCTTTAAAATTGTTGATCTTGATAAATGTAGtctttatgaatattttaaattcctttgagtttatatgatatttaataataaatttagaaggtAAAATATATAGTacattagtaaaattaaaatgtaatcattataaaaattgtcTAATCGTAATGTAATGTACTTGACAaattagtgtttaaaaaaccattacttaaaaataaaaaataaaaaaccattacttaaataaattttttttatttattttgggtGGTCTACGAACTGCTGCTCAATCAATTAGTTATGAAATACCATTAACTCTATATGTCCTATCAATATATCCGTGTGATTCGTAAGAGATATTTGATACTATTGTCATGCttcctaaataaattttttttttatttggatgacTTGCCTtccatcaatattttttttcctcaatCTTAGGTGAGTTGTTTGCATTCATGTTTGAGTAATCTAACTTGGTGGTAGTTTGTTGTTAATTCAATCTTGGTGGCAGTAACTATTTATTATAGAATTTAGGATCGAAGTTATTAAGATAAACCTTACGCATAAATATTAGAGTACGAGCGATATCtaatatatacaattttttatcgGACATCGCACaaagataaacacaaaaataattcataaaataaagaagtttttaattaaatttatgtaatcTTTGTTAAGAATTTGAAGCAGTTGCTAAAACAGTATTTGAAATTAgtgaataattaataaaaaaagttattaaatactaaaaaaaattatataatataaaaagtttcaTTCACCTGACTCTCTGACtcaataattttaaagtttGTACTACACCATTCATTTCATAAACTTTGTCTTGTCttgaataactaaaataaaataagagtaacaaattaaaataaatttagtaatTCATGTCAACATTTCgaatttttt from Cicer arietinum cultivar CDC Frontier isolate Library 1 chromosome 3, Cicar.CDCFrontier_v2.0, whole genome shotgun sequence encodes:
- the LOC101497917 gene encoding uncharacterized protein, with amino-acid sequence MEACFLSHSVFTKTKDQLNPIIKAGSLPYSKRSSQQFHSRKVGFPFHVTCCHMSSSSPLDDDKPNLNTDWKTFRAKLVAREQLLKPELLSSMKDPDNHPPLITIGDKWAHIIHEPEKGCLLIATEKLDGVHIFERTVILHLSTGPIGPSGIILNRPSLMSIKETRSTAFDVAGTFSNSPLFFGGPLEEGLFLVSPKEGGGDEGVFEEVMKGLYYGSKESVGCASEMVKRNVVSVGDFRFFDGYCGWEKEQLRDEIKGGYWTVAACSPSVVDLGSVGSVGLWDEVLGLMGKRKVK